GATATGCTGATGAAAATAATGATTATTGCAGATAGCTGGCCATCATTAAACATAGAGTTAAGGGACTTAATATATAGGCTTAATAGGGACGGTAAAGAAGTAATATGTGTTTTGCCTTATAAAAAGTCACTAACCGCTGATCAAATAAAAGAGACAGGTCTTAATTTTTATTTTATTAATAATTCAAATAAAATAAAAAGCTACCTAAATTATATAATGGCATATAAAGTGATTAAGCCCGATAAAGTCATTCTTCTGCTTAATAAACATACCATAACAGCAGGAATAGCAGCTCTGATTTGTAGGGTAGAACATATGTCGGTTATTATAAGCAGCTTAAATCCACTTAAGCCCACTAAACATATAATTCAGAAAATCAGAAACTTATATTACAAATTCATATATAAAAAAATACTCTGCCAATCGGATATAATGTTTTTTATATATAAAGATGATTATAATCTACTAGCTAAATGGAAGGTGGCTTGTAAAAAGAGGGCAGTTGTACTTAGAAGCAGAGGGGTTGACATGAACTATATTAAGAAGTTACCCTATCCAAAAACTGATTTGGTGTTTATGTCCATGCCCCTTTTATGTAATTATGGTGTTAAATGCTATATTGAAGCAGCAAAGCTGGTTAGAAAAATACATCCCAAGGTTAAGTTTTTATTGGCAGGAAAGTTTGTAGAAAATAAAAAAATCCTTTCTGAACAGGAATTGGATGAGGCCTGTGAAAGTGGGATTATATATTATATTGAGGAAACTAATGATATAAGGCCCTATCTGGAAGTATGTAGCATTTTTGTCCAGCCAAATATAAACCAGAAAGAAGGTCATATTCTTGAAGCCCATGCAGCAGGAAGACCTATACTTGCCTCTAATCATCCGGTAAATCGAAGTATTATGATTGATGGATACAATGGATTTATATTACCGGTTAAGGAAGCAGAAAAGTGGGCAGCTAAAATTCTACTCCTATTAGATAAGCAAAAGTTAAAAACTAATATGGGCAATTATTCTTATGAACTATGCCGCAAGTGGCATGATAGAAATAATATAGTTAATATTATTTATGATAAGCTGACATAATATTATAATTTTTGATATTAAATAAGATTATTAGTTTATGGGAGTGGAAAAGTATATGAGAATAGAAAGCTTAGTCAGCGTAGTAGTAGCAGTATCTAAAAAAGATGACAATATATATGGCTGTGTGGAATGTATAATGGAACAGTCATATCAGAATTTGGAGATAATTCTAGTCTATGATGCCACATGTGAGCGGAGTAAAAGAATATGCAATAACCTTTCAATTATGGATATGCGTATTAAAATTATTGGCATTTTACAGGATAAAGAAAAGAGCTCTCATGAAGACTTTAGAACCTTAGCTTTTTATGAAGGACTTCTACAAGCAAAAGGAAGTTATATAACATTTGTAGATAATAGGGATAGAATAAGGAAAGATATGATTAGGTATTTGCTAAGAACCTGTACTAAATATCAATGCCAAATATCATCTTTAAGTAGAAAGTCTACTAACTTTGGAAAAGGAAAAATTAGAGTATATCGTAGAAATGCAGCTTTTCTAAGCAGAAAATTTACTTCTGAATTTAACGGCAAACTCTTTGATATAGACTTATTTGAGGATATAAATTTATTAGAATTATTAGAAAAAGAGGGTGGTTATGGGGATAATTTTATATTATACCGCCTATATTATAGAGCAAAAAAAGCTGCTATTATTGATAAACAGATGTATTATGAAGTTAAGGAGAAAAGGAATTTCTTTATAGATAAGCAAATTCAATTAAACAATGGTATACAGCTTTTTAAAGATAGAATAAATTTTTTTAAGGATAAGGAGAGGACACTGCTTGATTTGTCCCATGAATACTACTGTATGTTTCTTGCCGCTTATTATTTATACATAGCCAGAAATAAAAAAGAAAAAGATATGGAAAAGGTTTTAGCCTCCTTTAAGAAGGAGTATGATAGGGTAAGATCCAATATAATAACTCCAATAAATAGGAAGATATTTCTGTCTCTTTTATATTACTTACCTGGATTATGTGCTGGGATAGCAAGGATATTAGCTATCGATTATTCTTTGTTGAAAAAATGTGTTAGTCGAATATAAATTTTAATGATAATAGCTAATACTTAATATAAACCGGTTACCGTCAAGTATTGAAAATAATATTTGAGTAACCGGTTTTTCTTACGATTTTATGCAAAATTAGAATTAGTTTAATAAATTGACAAATAGTTGTTGTCAAATTTTTATTCAGGTATTATAATATAACTAGGTAATTCATTATCGTATTTGGTTGGATTTTATATTTAACTAAATAAGGAATAAAATACATATAATTTGAGAAGTATAATCTTAGTGATTTACCTAAATAAATTTGCAAATAATTAATTATAATAAAAGGAGGAACAATTAATGGCTTATTTTAAAGTAGGTAAGATTGAATATGAAGGCCCTAAAAGTAAAAATGCTCTTTCATTCAAGTACTACAATCCTGATGAAGTAATTATGGGTAAAACTATGAAGGAGCACTTAAGGTTTGCTATGTCCTACTGGCATACCTTTACCTATATGGGTGTAGATCCATTCGGCGGTACAACCATGAATCGTCATTGGGACAATACACAAGATGAAATGGAAAAGGCAAAGGAAAGAGTACATGCTGCATTTGAATTTATGGAGAAAATGCAGATTCCTTACTTCTGCTTCCATGATGCTGATATAGCTCCTAGGGTTCCTAATGATCTGGCTGAGACTAATAGAAGATTAGATGAAATCGTAGCTGTAATTAAAGAAGAAATGAAGCGTACCGGCATTAAGTGCCTCTGGGGTACAACCAATGCTTTCGGTGATGACAAATTCGTTCATGGTGCAGGCACATCCTGTAATGCAACTGTATTTGCATATGCTGCAGCTCAGATTAAAAAGGCTATGGATATTACTAAGGAATTAGGCGGAGAGAACTATGTATTCTGGGGCGGTCGTGAAGGATATGAGACACTTCTAAATACAGATACAGCTCTTGAGCTTGATAACTATGCAAGATTACTACAGATGGCAGTTGACTACGCTAAGGAAATCGGCTTTACCGGACAATTCTTAATTGAGCCTAAGCCGAAGGAGCCTACAAAGCATCAGTATGACTTTGATACTCAGACAGTTCTGTCCTTCTTAAGAAAATACAACTTACAAGACCACTTTAAGATGAACATAGAAGCAAACCATGCTACATTAGCTATGCATACATTCCAGCATGAGCTTAACATGAGCAGAATCAATGGTGTTCTTGGTAGTGTTGATGCCAATACCGGTGATCCTATGCTTGGATGGGATACAGACCAATTCCCTACCAATGTATATGATACAACTTTAGCTATGTATGAAATTCTTCTTAACGGCGGGCTTGGTAAGGGTGGCTTGAACTTTGACTCTAAGGTACGTCGTGCTTCCTTTGAAGATGAAGATTTATTCTATGCATATATTGCCGGTATGGACGCATTTGCTAAAGGATTAAGAGTAGCTGCTAAGCTTATTGAAGATAAGGTATTTGAGAACTTCAAGGCTGAGCGTTATGCAAGCTATACAGAAGGTATCGGTAAAGATATCGTTGAAGGTAAGGTTGGTTTAAAGGAATTAGAAGAGTATGCATTAAAGAACGGTATTACTCCTAATAAATCAGGCAGACAGGAAATGCTTGAAAGCATCTTGAACCAATATATCTTAGAAACAAATTAAGAATATACTTTAAATAAAGTATGAATAGAAAAAGATGTGCTGTATATTTTATGATATGCAGCACATCTTTTTAAGCTTAAGTTCTATGTATTTCTATTCTACTGTTATTACCCCTACAGGACAGTTGTCTGCCGCCATCTGGGCAGCTTCCGTCGCATCTTCTGGTATAGGATTAGTATATACTTCTGCTAGTCCCTCATCATCCATACGAAATACTTCAGGGCAGGTATCTGCACATAGTCCGCAACCAATGCATCCATCCCGATCAATTGTAGCATTCATAGTAATACCTCCATTAAAAATAATTAGTAGATTATTTACAAATCTTATCTGTTTACAGTGATATTATAGCATATAGTATATAATTTGTAACCTTTAATTGTGTTTAATTTTTTATAGAAAGACATGAAAATAATTTTTTTAAATAGAGGTTGAGATTTTGCCCATATTGTGGTATACATAGTTTGTAGCTTTAAATATCTACAAGATGGAGGTATATTATGAGAAAATTCGAATGTACTGCATGTGGTTATATTTATGATGAGGAATTAGGTGATCCGGATAACGGTGTAGCTCCTGGCACAAAGTGGGAAGATGTTCCGGAAGATTGGGTATGCCCTCTCTGTGGTGTGGGTAAGGAAGATTTTGAAGAAGTAAACTAATAACCGGGGTGCTGTCATAGGAGAAAATTCCTTTATATGGCAGCACCCTCTTAATTATAACAATAATATTTAATATAGGAGGACTTAAGTGCTGAACCAATTTTCAAGAACAGAGCTTTTGCTTGGAAAGGAAGCTTTAGAAAGGCTTGCTAAGGCTAGAGTAGCCGTATTTGGAATCGGAGGAGTGGGCAGTTTTACAGTAGAAGCCTTAGCCAGAAGCGGTATAGAAAATATTGATTTGATCGATGATGATAAGGTATGCTTAACAAATCTAAATAGGCAGCTTATTGCAACCAGAAAGACCATAGGAAAATATAAAGTAGAGATTGCCAAAGAAAGAATACTAGAGATTAATCCAAAGGCCAAGGTAAAAACTCATCAATGCTTCTTTA
This genomic interval from Herbinix luporum contains the following:
- a CDS encoding glycosyltransferase, which translates into the protein MKIMIIADSWPSLNIELRDLIYRLNRDGKEVICVLPYKKSLTADQIKETGLNFYFINNSNKIKSYLNYIMAYKVIKPDKVILLLNKHTITAGIAALICRVEHMSVIISSLNPLKPTKHIIQKIRNLYYKFIYKKILCQSDIMFFIYKDDYNLLAKWKVACKKRAVVLRSRGVDMNYIKKLPYPKTDLVFMSMPLLCNYGVKCYIEAAKLVRKIHPKVKFLLAGKFVENKKILSEQELDEACESGIIYYIEETNDIRPYLEVCSIFVQPNINQKEGHILEAHAAGRPILASNHPVNRSIMIDGYNGFILPVKEAEKWAAKILLLLDKQKLKTNMGNYSYELCRKWHDRNNIVNIIYDKLT
- a CDS encoding glycosyltransferase, producing the protein MRIESLVSVVVAVSKKDDNIYGCVECIMEQSYQNLEIILVYDATCERSKRICNNLSIMDMRIKIIGILQDKEKSSHEDFRTLAFYEGLLQAKGSYITFVDNRDRIRKDMIRYLLRTCTKYQCQISSLSRKSTNFGKGKIRVYRRNAAFLSRKFTSEFNGKLFDIDLFEDINLLELLEKEGGYGDNFILYRLYYRAKKAAIIDKQMYYEVKEKRNFFIDKQIQLNNGIQLFKDRINFFKDKERTLLDLSHEYYCMFLAAYYLYIARNKKEKDMEKVLASFKKEYDRVRSNIITPINRKIFLSLLYYLPGLCAGIARILAIDYSLLKKCVSRI
- the xylA gene encoding xylose isomerase; translated protein: MAYFKVGKIEYEGPKSKNALSFKYYNPDEVIMGKTMKEHLRFAMSYWHTFTYMGVDPFGGTTMNRHWDNTQDEMEKAKERVHAAFEFMEKMQIPYFCFHDADIAPRVPNDLAETNRRLDEIVAVIKEEMKRTGIKCLWGTTNAFGDDKFVHGAGTSCNATVFAYAAAQIKKAMDITKELGGENYVFWGGREGYETLLNTDTALELDNYARLLQMAVDYAKEIGFTGQFLIEPKPKEPTKHQYDFDTQTVLSFLRKYNLQDHFKMNIEANHATLAMHTFQHELNMSRINGVLGSVDANTGDPMLGWDTDQFPTNVYDTTLAMYEILLNGGLGKGGLNFDSKVRRASFEDEDLFYAYIAGMDAFAKGLRVAAKLIEDKVFENFKAERYASYTEGIGKDIVEGKVGLKELEEYALKNGITPNKSGRQEMLESILNQYILETN
- a CDS encoding ferredoxin, whose translation is MNATIDRDGCIGCGLCADTCPEVFRMDDEGLAEVYTNPIPEDATEAAQMAADNCPVGVITVE
- the rd gene encoding rubredoxin, with the protein product MRKFECTACGYIYDEELGDPDNGVAPGTKWEDVPEDWVCPLCGVGKEDFEEVN